A genomic segment from Phragmites australis chromosome 6, lpPhrAust1.1, whole genome shotgun sequence encodes:
- the LOC133921163 gene encoding cyclin-dependent kinase inhibitor 1-like, protein MGKYMRKCRGGTGEEVAAVEVTQVVGVRTRSRSAAAAPAVGRVAKMTPKRRKALPPGTEAAGDSAAVGAAGDGGCCYLQLRSRKLFMAPPQQQSAPTPAEAAGAGQDAALAAVLSRCSSTASSVDVSAQGRRAACRPEAAEAGGDHIPEGSASNSGSGRDRERRETTPSSRAHGEVSDLESDLAGQKSGLSFPGATSAVRPRMPPADEIEEFFAAAEEAQAKRFASKYNFDVIRGVPLDAGRFKWAPVVST, encoded by the exons ATGGGGAAGTACATGAGGAAGTGCAGGGGGGGCACGGGCGAGGAGGTGGCCGCCGTGGAGGTCACGCAGGTCGTCGGTGTCCGGACGAGGTCGCGgtccgccgcggcggcgccggcggtgggCCGTGTCGCGAAGATGAccccgaagaggaggaaggcgctTCCGCCAGGGACGGAGGCGGCGGGGGACTCGGCTGCCGTGGGTGCTGCTGGTGACGGCGGATGCTGCTACCTCCAGCTGCGGAGCCGCAAGCTGTTCATGGCGCCGCCTCAGCAGCAGTCGGCTCCAACGCCGGCTGAGGCTGCTGGTGCCGGCCAGGATGCGGCACTCGCTGCCGTACTCTCGCGCTGCTCCAGCACGGCGTCTTCGGTGGACGTGTCGGCTCAGGGAAGGAGAGCTGCTTGCCGCCCCGAGGCCGCGGAG GCTGGCGGGGATCACATACCGGAGGGATCGGCGAGCAACTCGGGGAGCGGCCGTGACCGCGAGAG GAGAGAGACGACGCCGTCGAGCCGTGCGCACGGCGAGGTGAGCGATCTGGAGTCGGATCTGGCAGGGCAGAAGAGCGGCCTGTCGTTTCCGGGGGCGACATCGGCGGTCCGGCCGAGGATGCCACCGGCGGACGAGATCGAGGAGTTCTTCGCTGCGGCCGAAGAGGCCCAGGCCAAGCGCTTCGCTTCCAA ATACAACTTCGACGTCATCCGCGGCGTGCCCCTCGACGCCGGCCGGTTCAAGTGGGCTCCGGTGGTCAGCACCTGA